From a single Diceros bicornis minor isolate mBicDic1 chromosome 6, mDicBic1.mat.cur, whole genome shotgun sequence genomic region:
- the PPP1R3C gene encoding protein phosphatase 1 regulatory subunit 3C produces MSCTRMIQVLDPRPLTSSVMPVDVAMRLCLAHSPPLKSFLGPYDDFQRRNFVNKLKPLKPCLNIKQEAKSQNDWKRSHNQAKKRVVFADSKGLSLTAIHVFSDLPEEPAWDLQFDLLDLNDISSGLKLHEEKNLILDFPQPSTDYLSFRSHFQKNFVCLENCSLQERTVTGTVKVKNVSFEKKVQIRITFNTWKSYTDVDCVYMKNVYGGSDSDTFSFAIDLPSVIPTEEKIEFCISYHTNGQVFWDNNEGQNYRIVHVQWKPDGVQTQRASQDCAFHQVPPKTELESTIFGSPRLASGLFPEWQCWGRMENLASYR; encoded by the exons ATGAGCTGCACCAG AATGATTCAGGTTTTAGATCCACGGCCTTTGACAAGTTCAGTCATGCCAGTGGATGTGGCCATGAGGCTCTGCTTGGCTCATTCGCCTCCTTTGAAGAGTTTCCTGGGCCCTTATGATGACTTCCAACGAAGAAATTTTGTGAACAAGTTAAAGCCTCTGAAACCATGTCTCAATATAAAACAGGAAGCCAAGTCACAGAACGACTGGAAGCGTTCACACAACCAAGCCAAGAAGCGGGTTGTATTTGCCGACTCCAAGGGCCTCTCTCTCACCGCCATCCACGTCTTCTCTGACCTCCCAGAAGAACCAGCGTGGGATCTCCAGTTTGATCTTTTAGATCTTAACGATATCTCCTCCGGCTTAAAACTCCATGAGGAGAAAAACTTGATTTTAGATTTCCCTCAGCCTTCAACTGATTACTTAAGTTTTCGCAGTCACTTTCAGAAGAACTTTGTCTGTCTGGAGAACTGCTCTTTGCAAGAGCGAACCGTGACTGGGACTGTGAAAGTGAAAAATGTGAGCTTTGAGAAGAAGGTTCAGATCCGTATCACTTTTAATACTTGGAAGAGCTACACTGATGTGGACTGTGTCTACATGAAAAATGTGTATGGTGGTTCAGATAGTGACACCTTCTCATTTGCCATTGACTTACCCTCGGTCATTCCAACTGAGGAGAAAATTGAGTTCTGCATTTCTTACCATACTAATGGGCAGGTGTTCTGGGACAACAATGAGGGTCAGAATTATAGAATTGTCCATGTGCAGTGGAAACCTGATGGAGTGCAGACACAGAGGGCATCCCAGGACTGTGCATTCCACCAGGTGCCCCCTAAGACCGAGTTAGAGTCAACAATCTTTGGCAGTCCAAGGCTGGCCAGTGGGCTCTTCCCAGAGTGGCAGTGCTGGGGGAGAATGGAGAACTTGGCCTCTTACCGATGA